The Cydia amplana chromosome 19, ilCydAmpl1.1, whole genome shotgun sequence genome includes a window with the following:
- the LOC134656930 gene encoding alpha-tocopherol transfer protein-like, with protein sequence MTAATLVQPTGELWKKTRIELNEDQNTKDRDLDIIKEWLRKQPHLPDEFDEQCLRNFLRGCSYSLEKTKRKLDMYFTMRAACPEYFCNRDMNRPELMDLANRAQGPPLPGLTPNGRRVTICRGIDKNVDTHQLIDAFKMAMMIGDVRLKEEIEGVGGDVYVLDASVVAPSHLAKISPTAVKKFLICVQEAYPVKLKEVHIVNASPLIDKIINFVKPFLKEKIRKRIFCHTDFSTLYEHVPQEMLPEEYGGNGGSLADINKAWHAKLIEYTPWFKAQESVKANEALRPGRPTNYDELFGIDGSFRQLSID encoded by the exons ATGACGGCAGCCACTTTAGTTCAGCCCACGGGTGAACTGTGGAAGAAGACCAGAATCGAGCTGAATGAAGATCAAAACACGAAGGACCGTGATCTCGACATCATAAAGGAGTGGCTGAGAAAGCAGCCGCATTTGCCGGATGAGTTTG ACGAGCAATGCCTCCGTAACTTCCTTCGTGGCTGCAGCTATTCCCTGGAGAAGACCAAGCGGAAGCTGGACATGTACTTCACCATGCGGGCCGCGTGCCCCGAATACTTCTGCAACCGCGACATGAACCGGCCGGAGTTGATGGATCTGGCTAACAGAGc TCAAGGACCACCGCTGCCAGGCCTGACCCCCAACGGGCGACGTGTCACTATCTGCAGAG GAATAGACAAGAATGTTGACACCCATCAGCTGATCGATGCGTTCAAGATGGCCATGATGATCGGTGATGTGCGACTGAAAGAGGAGATAGAGGGAGTTGGAGGAGATGTGTACGTTCTAGACGCTTCTGTCGTGGCTCCAAGCCACTTGGCCAAGATTTCGCCCACCGCTGTGAAAAAGTTCTTGATTTGCGTGCAG GAAGCCTACCCAGTGAAGCTGAAAGAGGTGCACATAGTAAACGCGTCGCCACTCATCgacaaaatcatcaacttcGTAAAACCTTTCCTCAAGGAGAAAATCAGGAAACGG ATCTTCTGCCACACGGACTTCTCGACTCTGTACGAACACGTCCCACAGGAGATGCTCCCGGAAGAGTATGGTGGCAACGGAGGATCCCTTGCTGATATTAACA AAGCGTGGCACGCGAAGCTGATCGAATACACCCCCTGGTTCAAGGCCCAGGAGTCAGTGAAGGCGAACGAAGCCCTCCGGCCCGGGCGGCCCACCAACTACGACGAGCTTTTTGGCATCGACGGCTCCTTTAGACAGCTCTCTATAGACTAG
- the LOC134656928 gene encoding alpha-tocopherol transfer protein-like has translation MKLKSELLEQPAGEMWNKIREELKEDLETCDRDAALIRDWLKKQPHLPDDWDYQCLLNFLRGSSYSLEKCKRKLDMYFTMRAACPEFFTERDITKPALKDVYMTKIQGPPLPGITPNGRRVTLIRGTHPNLDSKQITDVLKLALMIGDVRLTEEKVGVAGDVYIIDATVLGPSLLAKLSPSVIKKFLICVQEAYPVKLKEVHIINTSSLVERFVNFIKPFLKEKIRKRIYVHKGMKELSKHIPLEMLPTEYGGKSPSIDVLHEQWRLKLEEYRDWFAAQESVKANEALRPGRPTNYDELFGIDGSFRQLSID, from the exons ATGAAGTTAAAGTCAGAACTCCTGGAGCAGCCAGCCGGCGAGATGTGGAATAAGATCAGAGAAGAGCTGAAGGAAGATTTGGAGACTTGTGACAGGGACGCGGCCCTCATCAGGGATTGGCTGAAGAAGCAGCCGCACTTGCCTGATGACTGGG ACTACCAATGCCTGCTCAATTTTCTTCGCGGCAGTAGCTATTCACTGGAGAAGTGTAAGCGTAAGCTGGACATGTACTTCACTATGAGAGCTGCTTGCCCTGAATTCTTCACTGAGCGGGACATCACTAAGCCGGCTCTGAAGGATGTATACATGACCAAAAT ACAAGGCCCGCCACTGCCCGGGATCACTCCGAATGGAAGAAGAGTCACATTAATCAGAG GCACCCATCCTAATCTCGACTCGAAGCAGATCACCGACGTGTTGAAACTGGCCTTGATGATCGGTGACGTCAGACTCACGGAAGAGAAGGTTGGGGTTGCTGGAGACGTGTACATCATAGATGCCACGGTGCTCGGACCTAGTCTCTTAGCTAAGCTGTCTCCTAGCGTCATTAAGAAGTTCTTGATTTGTGTCCAG GAAGCCTATCCAGTTAAGCTGAAAGAAGTCCACATCATCAACACATCGTCATTAGTTGAACGCTTTGTCAACTTTATCAAACCTTTCCTCAAAGAGAAAATTAGGAAAAGA ATATACGTCCACAAAGGCATGAAGGAGCTGAGCAAACACATCCCTCTGGAGATGCTGCCAACTGAATACGGCGGCAAAAGCCCCAGCATTGATGTTCTACATG AACAATGGCGGCTGAAGTTAGAAGAGTACCGCGACTGGTTCGCTGCGCAAGAGTCAGTGAAAGCCAACGAGGCGCTCCGGCCGGGTCGGCCGACCAACTACGATGAACTCTTCGGCATCGATGGCTCCTTCAGACAGTTGTCTATCGATTAA
- the LOC134657061 gene encoding aldo-keto reductase AKR2E4-like gives MISSLVLLVAIVTLNAALAVLAPLKVLNDGNKMPMLALGTHNSTGEAAVAATVSAIELGYRHIDTSVIYENEEQIGRAIADVVKRGLVKREDLFITTKLWNDKHSREDVVPALKEALARLNLTYADLYLIHFPIGEKANDKHADTDYLETWMGMEDAKKLGLAKSIGVSNFNSEQIDRIIANSDTIPAVNQIEVNPSLTQESLVAYCQKKGIVVMAHSPFGFMVDRESLESPPPAADDPVLTKIAKKYGKTTFQVVLRYLVDRGTAPVPKSSDKHRQKQNIDIYDFKLTEEEIAAINKFNSNTRVIKGVFWFDHPYYPFNKD, from the exons ATGATCTCGAGTCTCGTGTTGCTTGTGGCAATTGTGACGCTAAAC GCTGCCTTAGCGGTGCTGGCTCCATTGAAGGTTCTGAACGATGGCAACAAGATGCCTATGCTTGCTCTGGGGACGCACAATTCA ACTGGTGAGGCAGCGGTCGCAGCCACTGTGTCGGCCATCGAGCTAGGTTATCGGCACATCGACACTTCAGTAATATACGAAAATGAGGAGCAGATAGGCAGAGCTATCGCTGATGTGGTGAAGCGAGGACTCGTCAAGAGAGAGGATCTCTTTATTACAACCAAG CTTTGGAATGACAAGCACTCCAGAGAAGACGTAGTTCCGGCATTAAAAGAAGCTTTGGCAAGACTCAACTTGACATATGCAGACTTATACCTCATACATTTTCCCATAggtgaaaag GCTAATGACAAACACGCGGATACTGATTATCTTGAAACTTGGATGGGCATGGAGGACGCCAAAAAGCTGGGACTGGCCAAATCCATCGGAGTGTCCAACTTCAACAGCGAGCAGATAGACAGGATTATCGCCAACAGTGACACGATACCAGCAGTGAATCAAATAGAG GTAAACCCGTCGTTGACCCAAGAATCTTTGGTAGCATACTGCCAGAAAAAAGGAATCGTGGTCATGGCTCACAGCCCCTTTGGCTTTATGGTGGACCGAGAATCTCTGGAGTCCCCGCCTCCTGCAGCCGACGATCCGGTACTGACGAAGATAGCGAAGAAATATGGGAAGACCACGTTCCAAGTGGTGCTGCGGTATTTG gttGATCGCGGAACAGCTCCTGTACCCAAATCATCAGACAAACATCGCCAAAAGCAGAACATTGACATTTACGATTTCAAACTTACAGAGGAAGAAATTGCAGCTATCAACAAATTTAACAGcaataccagagtaataaaggGTGTGTTCTGGTTTGACCACCCCTATTACCCTTTTAATAAAGACTAG